From one Trifolium pratense cultivar HEN17-A07 linkage group LG1, ARS_RC_1.1, whole genome shotgun sequence genomic stretch:
- the LOC123903230 gene encoding germin-like protein subfamily 3 member 2, with amino-acid sequence MFIQKNLWLLLPIFSLNIAITLASDPDPLQDFCIPNPTFASIKTHHTFHTILPCKNTSQVTTNDFIFSNMKTSGNFSEIGLAVIPANPTNFPGLNTLGMSFARTDIEVGGINPPHFHPRATELIHVIQGKMYSGFVDSNNRVFARILEQGEVMVFPRGLVHFMMNVGDEDVTLFGSFNSQNPGLQKIPSAVFGSGIDEELLQKAFGLSSKQIGTMKRKLDPKQER; translated from the coding sequence ATGTTTATACAAAAGAACCTTTGGCTTTTGCTTCCAATATTCTCCCTCAACATAGCCATCACATTAGCCTCTGACCCTGATCCACTACAAGACTTTTGCATACCAAACCCAACATTTGCTTCTATCAAAACACATCATACCTTTCACACCATTCTCCCATGCAAAAACACCTCACAAGTTACCACTAATGACTTCATCTTCTCCAACATGAAAACATCAGGAAACTTCTCAGAAATAGGCTTAGCAGTAATACCAGCAAACCCTACAAATTTTCCAGGTCTCAACACACTAGGAATGTCATTTGCAAGAACAGATATAGAAGTTGGAGGAATCAATCCACCACATTTTCATCCAAGAGCCACGGAACTAATTCATGTGATTCAAGGAAAAATGTATTCAGGCTTTGTTGATTCTAACAATAGGGTTTTTGCTAGAATACTTGAACAAGGTGAGGTCATGGTTTTTCCTAGAGGACTTGTTCATTTTATGATGAATGTTGGAGATGAAGATGTTACTTTGTTTGGTAGTTTTAATAGCCAAAATCCTGGTTTGCAGAAGATACCTTCTGCTGTGTTTGGTTCTGGGATTGATGAAGAGCTTTTACAAAAGGCTTTTGGTTTGAGTTCTAAACAGATCGGAACcatgaaaagaaaattagatCCCAAACAAGAGAGGTAG
- the LOC123903231 gene encoding F-box/LRR-repeat protein At1g67190-like produces MENLPVEVIGNILSHLESARDVVIASSTCKKWREAWRCHLHTLSFNSCDWPIYHELSSNSLEILITQTIFQTKALRCLTISMDDVHEFSAASVIAWLMYTRDTLRRLHFYVRTPPMFNIIEKCGRQKLEVLALGRNFITRVEPSYQKFPCLKSLSLSFVSISELDLCLLLAACPRLETLSMVSPVIASSDSQASMEISSSSLKEFSVESFGLDKFVLEADLLEHLHLKDCTFEVFELIGKGTLKVLKVDDVSVIHLDIGENADNLEFVDISNFTIMWPKFYHMISKASKLRRLRLWGVVFEDDDEVVDLETISVCFPQLSHLSLSYDLRDGVLNYGLQGLSLLVNVAVLELGWTSINDLFATWVAGLLERCPNLTKLIIYGFVSEVKIHEECQILAKFTEFIIELGRKYMHVKIEFEYE; encoded by the coding sequence ATGGAGAATCTTCCTGTTGAAGTTATTGGTAATATACTATCCCATCTCGAGTCGGCTCGAGATGTTGTCATTGCTTCATCAACTTGCAAGAAATGGAGAGAAGCATGGCGTTGCCATCTTCATACTCTTTCATTCAACTCATGTGATTGGCCCATTTATCATGAATTATCGTCCAATAGTTTGGAAATACTTATTACTCAAACCATTTTTCAAACCAAGGCGTTGCGGTGTTTAACGATTTCTATGGATGATGTTCATGAATTCTCTGCTGCATCGGTTATTGCTTGGCTTATGTATACGAGGGATACGTTACGCCGGTTGCATTTTTATGTGAGGACACCGCCGATGTTTAATATTATTGAGAAATGTGGTAGGCAGAAGTTGGAAGTGTTGGCGTTAGGTCGTAATTTTATCACGCGTGTGGAGCCGAGTTATCAGAAGTTTCCTTGCTTGAAATCGCTTTCGTTGAGTTTTGTTAGTATCTCGGAATTGGATCTTTGTCTTTTACTTGCTGCTTGTCCGAGGCTTGAAACTTTGTCTATGGTTAGCCCGGTAATTGCCTCTTCGGATTCGCAGGCTTCTATGGAGATTAGCAGTTCTTCTTTGAAGGAATTCTCTGTTGAGTCATTTGGTTTGGATAAATTTGTTTTAGAGGCGGATTTACTTGAGCATTTACATCTTAAAGATTGTACCTTTGAGGTTTTTGAATTGATTGGGAAAGGAACTTTGAAAGTGTTGAAGGTTGATGATGTGAGTGTTATCCATCTTGATATTGGCGAGAATGCAGATAACCTTGAGTTTGTAGACATAAGCAACTTCACAATTATGTGGCCAAAGTTTTACCATATGATCTCAAAAGCATCAAAGTTACGTAGACTTCGGCTGTGGGGTGTTGTTTTTGAAGACGACGACGAAGTTGTGGACTTGGAAACGATTTCTGTTTGTTTTCCTCAATTGAGTCACCTATCCTTAAGCTATGATTTAAGAGATGGTGTACTTAATTATGGTTTGCAAGGTTTGTCTCTTCTGGTGAACGTGGCGGTGCTAGAACTTGGATGGACTTCAATCAATGATCTTTTTGCAACATGGGTAGCTGGACTTTTGGAAAGATGTCCCAACTTGACGAAATTGATaatttatggttttgtttcagAGGTCAAAATACATGAAGAGTGTCAAATTTTGGCAAAATTTACTGAATTCATTATTGAACTTGGAAGAAAATATATGCATGTAAAGATAGAGTTTGAATATGAATAA